GAAGCCCCTAAGGAAGGAAGTCCGTAAAAATCATTTAATAAGCtcctgaaaaaataattgaaactgTGTCTGAAGCAAAATTTGGGCAACTCGGAATTAAGTGCTGATGAAAATAAGCAGTATTACTTGTCGTATTCTCAtgaagaattcctaaaacaTATTATAGACATATTCTTAACATTGCTTTTAAGATTCTCTgaggaatcaaactcttatcgcctgatttttgttagatttctttctgttttctTCGTTTCCGTTCGGTCTCTTCTTGATTCCTATTTGATCCCTTTTTCAgacaagggttcattcacataacGCCGAAATGGACATTTTGAACACCCTTTCACCCCCTTTTTGTATAGATATTCTACcagttttgtatgagccgtttTGTATGACATTTCGGGGACATCCGCCCagtcccttcagcgttatgatgatagtcgctaccagcccagTGATCTACAAGAAGCAGAACTAAACTTTGAACTCTTTTTTTACACTGTGGGACTGATATGAGGTTACTTTGCTTGATGTGacaaatttgatacattttttgcAGAGTTTGTGTCCTGGaattggtttttttttcgttgaatcTAGGATTTTGTAGTACTTATGTtttcttaaccttccagtcgtcgcgtggttgacCACCGTCAGaatcaccacgctgctgttgtgatcgaaaagcgagattttttcaccagtgttgtacaaaatacaacagcgcgacgactgaagtattAATGAACTCATTTGGGTAGCACACATTGTAAAGCACAACAGAAAGCGTGTTGAGTTGCACTTTTACTAATAATCATTATTTGCTCTCCGTGTCATTTCCAGGTGAACGACCCTACCAATGTGACTACCCGGGCTGCACCAGGGCCTTCACCCAGAGCGGCCAACTGAAAACCCACCAGCGACTGCACACCGGAGAACGGCCTTTCATCTGCGCCGCGGCCAACTGCCAGATGCGGTTCACACATGCCAACCGTCACTGCCCGGATCATCCGTACGACACCCTGAAACGATGTGACGACTTTGTGATCCAAACCGTACCGGAGCAGAACGCCGAGGTGCTGAAGTGGCTGGAAAAATATCGACTAGAGCGCGAAGACCGTACTCCCACCCGTAAGACACCAAAGCGACCGAACCACAGTGCCCACAATGAAAACGAGAACCGGTCGCATTCGGCGACGAACAATGAAAACTACGTTGCCAACGGTGGTACCTTCCAGTCTCCGATAACGCCACGTTCGCCATTCAAGAGTCGCAAAGGTCTGATGTGCGAATTGGACATGAATGCAGGCTTGGGACTGACGGCCAGTCCCCTCACAGCTAAAACCAAACCAAATATTCCCAAGCTGATCCAATGGCAGGAACCAACTAGCCAAGAAGAAGACGAATCTGGGGATGAATCTAGCGGAATTCCAGCTCGTTCGACGTTCAACCCGAAAAAGAAGTGGCTGCGCGATGCTTGGCAGGAAGATTTGGCCAAACCACTAGAGCCAAGCATCATATCGCAACAGGTTTTGTCCAGCACTACCTCAACGGCCGCTCTAAAGCAACAACTCAACCAGGAAAGCAGCAACCCTAAAACACAAACGACGAACACAGCCCCAATTACCGTTAATCCCAACCAGATGCGTCCAACAGTGCTAATGGTAGCCAGCAAGGACTGCGCTCGGCCACTCAACGAACAACCCATCGTTCCCCATCTTCAGTCACATCACCGACCAGAAGAAACAAACCGAAAGCTTCAGGGAGCACTCGCTCTGATGCAACTAGCAACCGAAGATTCCGGAGCATTCCTCGGTCCGTACACAGCTGATGGGCTGACCACAAATACCAGTGAACCCTCGTCCACCATCACGTCTCCAGCATCGTCCTCTTGTTCGCCACCAGTGACTACGGCAGGATACCTAACGCGACAGCAGCACCCTCTCCGAATACCGATGATTTCCCACCTGCCAGGGGACATCGACCACAGTATCCCGTTTACCATTGCCGCCGAGGGCTACGTGAACTACCAGTAACCAGGAGGCCTTCTAGCCGTTGTAAAGTTACTCGTACTCCCACAAAAAGTTCGATCTCTTTAATCTCTTCTTTTCTAacctttttatattttaaaccgTTACTAAAAATTACTACGCTGTAAGGTAATCCAAAGAAAATGTATAGGGGAAACGGGGGAAAGTATGTACCTACAAAACGTGCTCCGTGAATTTTGCCCTGTGATGAGTCTGTGTATCTTAATGTATAAGTTCCATTCGTCTAACATTTCGCTttgatagatttttaattttatttttcgatcgATCGATAGAATTGTCGTCCTCTCGCTGTTTAATTTTAACACGTTTCGCCTAGAAATGGTGAGGCTACCACTCGTGTGGATTTTGTAGACCTTTACCATAATTACCGATAACACTTATTTATGTATCCATACTTCGCTGTGTATTTCACTTAAGTTTAACAGTTTCATACGAGAAAAAGAGCTATTTATTGTTTTATGAGATTTTTTGACGAAGAGACAAAAGCTATGATGTGGACGCACGATCCACGAACAGAATCATTCTTACCAATGCGATTCTtctgattgtaaaaaaaaacatatcccTTTACAAATGTACGACGTACCcatatattttattaaaaagctCAGTGAGAATATGTTTCaagaaaaatgtataaaataacTGCCCGCAATTGTTCTtgtgtttttgaaagaaatttccttgaatattTTATTCTCAAATCTAAAACAAAATGCAATACAATATCAATTGTCGATATCACATTTTTGATCAGTAAACATATCAGCCACGTAACACaacatgccaaatgaccattatgctcaacggcgttatgccaaatctcgattactttttcaaatcgacgtaagtaacttccatacggtcttgagaaaattaattcagaagaatcacaacctttcttctaaaactgttttaaaatgaatcacctttttaacatgttttcgacgtgtacattgcatacaatgagctcgcgttcaaaaactatggagttcctattatttcacacaagaatttttatgacaaaatgataagccgttttattcagttacttgcgacgtttttctaccagtgtaaaatcgactcaagtagtgttttgttttgattcgtggttaagtcactttgtctctccatacagcggggcggcgaaagtagtggttaggttgcgaaagttgaaaatcctactttcgtcgttttgtaaatccaaaaattaaacgttctaaaagtgaaaaatcgagttggttcagagcgaagcgtgtagaatttcgtctgtgaaacacgtaggatcgataaagtaagtttgtatacttttttgacttaagtctatatgaataagttttcgagaaatgacCTCATGCCAAATGACCCAAAGCCATTTTTTCACTGGTTTTTTGTACCCCCTTCCCCCCTCGTAGCAATTAGTG
This DNA window, taken from Aedes aegypti strain LVP_AGWG unplaced genomic scaffold, AaegL5.0 Primary Assembly AGWG_AaegL5_hic_scaff_1824_PBJ_arrow, whole genome shotgun sequence, encodes the following:
- the LOC5567135 gene encoding pair-rule protein odd-paired is translated as MDTPKRIKTISSPYFGSPPPATNQTVLGQLFSHGTPGGDNGKHQMQHQWGSGGCWPPSSHDSLTSPPSTCSSPDVLVAKSLAATPTTHGSGSWKHQQHNSSSGCSSAEKSENKRGRPRSEALTTLMVEGSISPSAIKCRYCNRVFPREKSLQAHLRTHTGERPYQCDYPGCTRAFTQSGQLKTHQRLHTGERPFICAAANCQMRFTHANRHCPDHPYDTLKRCDDFVIQTVPEQNAEVLKWLEKYRLEREDRTPTRKTPKRPNHSAHNENENRSHSATNNENYVANGGTFQSPITPRSPFKSRKGLMCELDMNAGLGLTASPLTAKTKPNIPKLIQWQEPTSQEEDESGDESSGIPARSTFNPKKKWLRDAWQEDLAKPLEPSIISQQVLSSTTSTAALKQQLNQESSNPKTQTTNTAPITVNPNQMRPTVLMVASKDCARPLNEQPIVPHLQSHHRPEETNRKLQGALALMQLATEDSGAFLGPYTADGLTTNTSEPSSTITSPASSSCSPPVTTAGYLTRQQHPLRIPMISHLPGDIDHSIPFTIAAEGYVNYQ